One stretch of Plutella xylostella chromosome 15, ilPluXylo3.1, whole genome shotgun sequence DNA includes these proteins:
- the LOC105390448 gene encoding helicase POLQ-like has protein sequence MLNNSAYKNSSTPKRRRLGTGRVLRHSDTLSIKSFSPVQFRVNHTLASPVRKCESPPIPSNQNEYLESSNGSSNSSYRIPQSPGFLECSSDLNGGICESDDENNKEILDHRLFISEVKELSKSRLIKNEIEDISDDMFNSKLEVQDSFTHNHEKKATLTSTSDKCFGKEIEESFEMVNESILCGSSHKNDISNNLFETKDSFLLDIKETGLEIGENGTSNEVLKMFDNINTFYGLPLMAKDLYKSLCNITKFYDWQEECLNLEAVRHRKNLIYALPTSGGKTLVAEVLMLREVLNRKHNVLFILPFVAIVQEKISSLSPFAVQLDFLIEEYAAGKGLIPPKKRRKKNSIYIATIEKALALVRSLIELNRLEEIGLIVVDELHLIGEAGRGSTLETLLSTVIFANKAIPIVGMSATIGNLPEVASFLGASVYQRDFRPVRLTEYVKLGNMLYRLSYDGGFEVVPHREISFDYSPAATTLDPDSLGGLVAEVTPAGCVLVFCPTKRNCENVAALLCKMQRKEMTNHRTTERLHLSKYLQGEGSHALASCVLRGVAFHHAGLGSEERGFIEQAFKSGVLSVLCCTSTLAAGVNLPASRVIIRAPLIGRAPMTLSAYRQMVGRAGRAGHCDTGESILICSERDWQSFRPVLSGAMSPTRSALGSNRGALSSLLLSAVALRLADTRPRLRELLGSTLMSVQAESLNININQICDETILSLLQDGAIEVAKKTTQPNDPTDTSHLMCEDVYIDNDTVFVVSELGNASIKGCLDLSSTRFLLRDLEAASRSLVLMGSLHLLYLVTPQDAAGVRPDYRHYYSLYCNFNDECLQTAKVLGITEKNAIKMITGKPITNVPELVLSRFYLALVLYDLWHQAEISNVCEKYALSRGAVQQLMSSSASLASSAARVCASLPARWALCALLTELAERLQHCAAPQIRQLCELPNVKKARALQLYRAGFKRVEDIARASVADLTALDHISRTAATNLISTARMLLIEKVENLRAEAEDVMEELNT, from the exons aTGCTTAATAACTCAGCGTATAAAAATAGTTCCACTCCAAAAAGACGTCGACTTGGAACAGGTCGTGTTTTACGACATTCGGATACTTTGTCAATCAAAAGTTTTAGTCCCGTTCAATTCAGAGTTAACCATACATTAGCCTCACCAGTTAGAAAGTGTGAATCACCACCGATACCCAGCAATCAAAATGAATATCTTGAGTCAAGTAACGGCAGCTCCAACTCAAGTTACAGAATTCCGCAGTCACCAGGCTTCTTGGAGTGTTCGTCCGACTTGAATGGCGGTATTTGTGAATCAGACGATGAAaacaataaagaaatattagatCATAGATTGTTTATTAGTGAGGTCAAAGagttaagtaaatcaagacTGATAAAGAATGAAATTGAAGACATTTCTGATGATATGTTCAATTCTAAATTAGAAGTGCAAGATTCATTTACACATAATCATGAGAAAAAAGCTACCTTAACATCAACCAGCGATAAATGTTTTGGGAAAGAGATTGAAGAAAGTTTTGAGATGGTCAATGAGTCCATATTATGTGGTTCTAGTCATAAAAATGATATCagtaataatttgtttgaaaCCAAAGATTCCTTTCTACTCGACATTAAAGAGACAGGGTTAGAGATAGGAGAAAATGGAACCAGTAATGAAGTGTTGAAGATGTTTGATAACATAAATACATTCTATGGACTTCCTCTGATGGCTAAAGACCTTTACAAAAGTCTTTGCAATATAACTAAGTTTTATG ATTGGCAAGAAGAGTGTCTGAACCTAGAAGCAGTGAGACATAGAAAAAACTTGATCTATGCTCTTCCAACCAGCGGAGGGAAGACACTGGTGGCCGAGGTTCTGATGCTCAGGGAGGTGCTGAATAGGAAACATAATGTGCTGTTTATACTGCCATTTGTGGCTATTGTGCAAGAGAAG ATAAGCTCACTCTCCCCCTTTGCGGTTCAACTGGACTTCCTGATCGAGGAGTATGCGGCCGGCAAGGGACTCATCCCACCAAAGAAGAGAAGGAAAAAGAACAGCATATACATTGCCACCATTGAGAAGGCTCTAGCTTTAGTCAGGAGTTTGATAGAGCTCAATAGACTTGAGGAGATTGGACTTATTGTT gTAGATGAATTGCATCTCATTGGAGAAGCGGGGCGCGGCAGCACACTGGAAACATTATTGTCTACAGTTATTTTCGCCAACA AAGCGATCCCGATCGTCGGCATGTCGGCGACCATAGGCAACCTGCCGGAAGTGGCGTCGTTCCTCGGCGCGTCTGTGTACCAGCGCGACTTCCGGCCCGTGCGGCTCACAGAGTACGTGAAGTTAGGCAACATGCTGTACCGGCTCAGCTACGACGGAGGCTTCGAGGTCGTGCCGCATAGGGAGATCAGCTTTGAT TACTCCCCAGCAGCTACAACGCTGGATCCGGACTCGCTGGGCGGGCTGGTGGCGGAGGTGACGCCCGCCGGCTGCGTGCTCGTGTTCTGTCCCACCAAGCGGAACTGCGAGAACGTGGCCGCGCTCCTGTGCAAGATGCAGAGGAA AGAGATGACAAACCACCGCACTACAGAGCGCCTCCACTTGTCCAAGTACCTTCAGGGTGAAGGTTCCCACGCACTGGCGAGTTGCGTGCTGAGAGGGGTCGCCTTCCACCACGCCGGCCTGGGCTCCGAGGAGCGCGGGTTCATTGAGCAGGCTTTTAA GTCAGGGGTTTTGTCTGTGCTGTGTTGCACATCAACCCTGGCTGCCGGTGTGAACCTGCCGGCCTCCCGCGTCATAATACGCGCGCCGCTGATTGGTCGGGCCCCGATGACGCTGTCCGCGTACCGACAGATGGTTGGTCGAGCTGGCCGCGCCGGACATTGTGATACGG GTGAAAGCATCCTGATCTGCAGCGAGCGCGACTGGCAGTCGTTCCGCCCGGTGCTCTCGGGGGCCATGTCTCCCACTCGCAGCGCGTTGGGTAGCAACCGCGGCGCTTTGAGCTCGCTTTTATTGAGTGCTGTAGCTCTGAGGTTGGCCGATACGAGGCCGAGGCTACGAGAGCTGCTAGGATCTACGCTCATGAGTGTACAGGCTGAAAG CCTCAACATTAATATTAACCAAATATGCGACGAGACAATCCTATCGCTTCTACAAGACGGTGCTATAGAAGTGGCCAAGAAGACAACGCAGCCAAACGACCCGACAGACACGTCGCACCTGATGTGTGAGGACGTCTACATAGACAACGACACGGTGTTTGTTGTTAGCGAACTCGGAAACGCTTCTATAAAAG GCTGTCTAGACCTATCGTCGACTCGCTTCCTCCTCCGCGACCTAGAGGCGGCGTCGCGCTCGCTGGTGCTCATGGGCAGCCTGCACCTGCTGTACCTGGTCACGCCGCAGGACGCCGCCGGAGTGCGCCCCGACTATAGACACTACTACTCACTG tatTGCAACTTCAACGACGAGTGCCTACAAACCGCCAAAGTTTTAGGTATAACAGAGAAGAATGCTATAAAAATGATAACTGGAAAACCAATCACC AATGTTCCTGAATTAGTGCTGTCAAGATTCTATCTGGCACTGGTGCTGTATGACTTGTGGCATCAAGCTGAGATCAGCAATGTTTGTGAGAA ATACGCGTTATCCCGCGGCGCAGTCCAACAACTGATGTCATCATCGGCCTCGCTGGCCTCATCAGCCGCGAGGGTGTGCGCGTCGCTGCCGGCGCGCTGGGCGCTGTGCGCGCTGCTCACGGAGCTGGCGGAGCGGCTGCAGCACTGCGCCGCGCCACAGATACGACAGCTGTGCGAGCTGCCCAATGTCAAGAAG GCCCGAGCCCTGCAACTGTACCGAGCCGGCTTCAAGCGCGTGGAGGACATCGCGCGAGCCAGCGTGGCCGACCTGACTGCACTCGACCATATCAGCCGCACCGCCGCCACCAACCTCATCAGCACTGCCCGG ATGCTGTTAAtagaaaaagttgaaaatcTCCGGGCTGAGGCTGAAGACGTCATGGAGGAGTTAAATACGtga
- the LOC105390447 gene encoding uncharacterized protein LOC105390447 isoform X2: MNSNIICFRSNVLILFLSLLFLVNGSDFKCKNGHLRLVIDHDAGADDAMAIFIAALYEQRCQCRGPKLVAITTTHGNVDEPQAYNNTQRILGVLGRNVPIYRGANDSILINQPSDHFFGIDGLGDTEYGVHYEAIEAQPQVAANALIELSNKYKGPSESRPEFNVKADVEAYHIVAGSSNPDLVTFIPLSQVPKVTKEWREDVFGSIKSKPVEAMNAFERVVQTKNRPWGMLDPAAMALALGVPLEEVYDYSDNSVVVCGDSRGITTNVFGFKNESNIRILNTFDKDLYKKFLIDLFSEE, from the exons ATGAATAGTAACATTATCTGTTTTCGGTccaatgttttaattttatttttatctttattgtttttagttaacGG ATCAGACTTTAAATGCAAGAATGGCCATTTAAGACTAGTGATAGACCACGACGCGGGGGCGGACGATGCGATGGCCATATTCATAGCCGCGCTGTATGAACAGCGGTGCCAGTGCCGGGG tcCCAAACTAGTGGCTATCACGACCACCCACGGCAACGTGGACGAGCCCCAGGCCTACAACAACACGCAGCGAATACTCGGCGTGCTGGGACGAAAC GTACCAATATACAGGGGAGCGAACGACTCGATACTGATAAACCAGCCGAGCGACCACTTCTTCGGTATAGACGGTCTGGGTGACACTGAGTACGGCGTACACTATGAAGCTATTGAAGCGCAGCCTCAAGTCGCTGCTAATGCACTCATTGAGCTGTCCAACAAATATAAAG GTCCTTCAGAGTCGCGTCCGGAGTTCAATGTGAAGGCAGACGTGGAGGCGTACCACATCGTAGCCGGCAGCTCTAACCCCGACCTGGTCACCTTCATACCGCTGTCACAGGTCCCTAAGGTTACTAAG GAATGGCGGGAGGACGTCTTCGGCAGTATCAAGAGCAAGCCAGTGGAAGCTATGAACGCCTTCGAGCGAGTGGTCCAGACTAAGAACCGGCCGTGGGGCATGCTGGACCCGGCCGCCATGGCTCTAGCCCTGGGCGTGCCGCTTGAGGAGGTGTATGACTACTCGGATAACAGCGTCGTTGTGTGTG gTGACAGCAGAGGTATTACCACCAATGTTTTTGGTTTCAAGAACGAATCAAATATTCGAATCCTAAATACTTTCGACAAAGATTTGTATAAGAAATTTTTGATAGACCTTTTTTCGGAAGAATAG
- the LOC105390447 gene encoding inosine-uridine preferring nucleoside hydrolase isoform X1, which translates to MNSNIICFRSNVLILFLSLLFLVNGSDFKCKNGHLRLVIDHDAGADDAMAIFIAALYEQRCQCRGPKLVAITTTHGNVDEPQAYNNTQRILGVLGRNVPIYRGANDSILINQPSDHFFGIDGLGDTEYGVHYEAIEAQPQVAANALIELSNKYKGELVVVALGALTNIALAIRLDPFFIKRLAHLYVGAGNIQSPSESRPEFNVKADVEAYHIVAGSSNPDLVTFIPLSQVPKVTKEWREDVFGSIKSKPVEAMNAFERVVQTKNRPWGMLDPAAMALALGVPLEEVYDYSDNSVVVCGDSRGITTNVFGFKNESNIRILNTFDKDLYKKFLIDLFSEE; encoded by the exons ATGAATAGTAACATTATCTGTTTTCGGTccaatgttttaattttatttttatctttattgtttttagttaacGG ATCAGACTTTAAATGCAAGAATGGCCATTTAAGACTAGTGATAGACCACGACGCGGGGGCGGACGATGCGATGGCCATATTCATAGCCGCGCTGTATGAACAGCGGTGCCAGTGCCGGGG tcCCAAACTAGTGGCTATCACGACCACCCACGGCAACGTGGACGAGCCCCAGGCCTACAACAACACGCAGCGAATACTCGGCGTGCTGGGACGAAAC GTACCAATATACAGGGGAGCGAACGACTCGATACTGATAAACCAGCCGAGCGACCACTTCTTCGGTATAGACGGTCTGGGTGACACTGAGTACGGCGTACACTATGAAGCTATTGAAGCGCAGCCTCAAGTCGCTGCTAATGCACTCATTGAGCTGTCCAACAAATATAAAG GTGAGCTGGTGGTAGTGGCTCTAGGAGCTCTGACGAACATCGCTCTAGCAATCAGACTGGACCCTTTCTTCATAAAGAGGCTAGCTCATCTTTATGTCGGAGCCGGAAATATTCAAA GTCCTTCAGAGTCGCGTCCGGAGTTCAATGTGAAGGCAGACGTGGAGGCGTACCACATCGTAGCCGGCAGCTCTAACCCCGACCTGGTCACCTTCATACCGCTGTCACAGGTCCCTAAGGTTACTAAG GAATGGCGGGAGGACGTCTTCGGCAGTATCAAGAGCAAGCCAGTGGAAGCTATGAACGCCTTCGAGCGAGTGGTCCAGACTAAGAACCGGCCGTGGGGCATGCTGGACCCGGCCGCCATGGCTCTAGCCCTGGGCGTGCCGCTTGAGGAGGTGTATGACTACTCGGATAACAGCGTCGTTGTGTGTG gTGACAGCAGAGGTATTACCACCAATGTTTTTGGTTTCAAGAACGAATCAAATATTCGAATCCTAAATACTTTCGACAAAGATTTGTATAAGAAATTTTTGATAGACCTTTTTTCGGAAGAATAG
- the LOC105383231 gene encoding probable uridine nucleosidase 2 — MEVSVLVLLVLVVPFAYGFQCTQKHTNSYLVIDNDAGSDDAMAIFLSLLFHEHYDGPELVGLTTARGNTDEPKVYLNNQIVLKIANKQHVPIYRGTDKSIVFSSDLTYYHGTDGLGDNNLTYEGLTPALNVTAANALIEASKLYEGKLIVVTLGPVTNVGLAVALDPVFLGRLQHLYVAAGHIHNEVHVEAEFNARTDAEAYHIIAENATPEKVTIIPFSQVKDHLDLSKEWRNNVLGAIDTDIMNAQNLFERVSQNRSDSWRSLDPAAAAVALCPDLVRTKKYYTTGIELCGDRRGITTNNESDKPNVGVVYDFQAADYQQFLLDVFAARSYSRIFT; from the exons ATGGAAGTGTCGGTGCttgtattattagttttagtgGTGCCATTTGCATATGGATTTCAATG CACTCAGAAACACACAAATTCTTACCTCGTCATTGACAATGACGCCGGCAGTGATGATGCGATGGCCATCTTCTTGTCTCTACTCTTTCATGAGCATTACGACGG CCCAGAGCTGGTGGGGCTGACCACCGCCAGGGGGAACACTGACGAGCCCAAGGTCTACCTCAACAACCAAATTGTTTTGAAAATTGCAAACAAACAGCAT GTGCCAATCTACCGAGGAACGGACAAATCCATCGTGTTCTCTTCCGACCTGACATACTACCACGGCACAGACGGCCTAGGAGACAACAACTTAACCTACGAGGGGTTAACACCAGCTCTGAACGTCACTGCTGCCAACGCACTGATCGAAGCCTCCAAGCTGTATGAGGGGAAGCTGATTGTGGTGACCCTGGGGCCGGTCACCAATGTGGGGCTCGCTGTGGCTCTGGACCCAGTCTTCTTGGGCAGGCTCCAGCACTTGTATGTCGCGGCTGGACATATACACA ACGAGGTGCATGTAGAGGCCGAGTTCAATGCCAGGACGGACGCCGAGGCGTATCATATCATAGCTGAAAACGCTACTCCTGAAAAAGTTACAATCATACCTTTTTCACAAGTCAAAGACCATCTCGATCTCTCCAAG GAATGGCGTAACAACGTGCTGGGTGCGATCGACACGGACATCATGAATGCTCAGAACCTGTTCGAGCGCGTGTCTCAGAACAg GTCTGATTCGTGGCGCTCGCTGGATCCGGCGGCTGCGGCCGTCGCGCTGTGCCCCGACCTCGTGAGGACCAAGAAGTATTACACCACGGGTATTGAGTTGTGTG GTGATCGCAGAGGCATCACTACAAACAATGAGTCTGACAAACCCAACGTTGGCGTCGTGTACGACTTCCAGGCGGCAGACTACCAACAGTTTCTGCTTGATGTCTTTGCTGCAAGATCCTACAGCAGAATCTtcacctaa